Proteins encoded together in one Ipomoea triloba cultivar NCNSP0323 chromosome 4, ASM357664v1 window:
- the LOC116017760 gene encoding transcription factor bHLH137-like yields the protein MAAFPSYQCLLDSTSSVFLQPNSPPIYKMPSGSFLDEPNDSFSQFYQSESLQELSTVSHGLVSHSHHHHNNINEFSPSPSSSVTNKPESGEQLTYQSPPLMPKKRKSKQDSSMNSAQSKNVKEGEEGKRQRKGGNGNAVKEGKEKKTKEDKKCPEEAPTGYIHVRARRGQATDSHSLAERVRREKISERMKILQGLVPGCDKVTGKALMLDEIINYVQSLQNQVEFLSMKLASVSPMFYDYGMDLDTLMVRPDQEMNIQRANGLTFPMPNMQQCNPTTTHTPSAVVSDANTVLTIPTSPPNCDDFSLLDCPSAPPLFQQPPHIINNNLFNQGNGQLLWGVEDQRQKFINQNGFTSNNLCSFH from the exons ATGGCAGCTTTCCCTTCATACCAATGCCTTCTTGATTCAACATCATCAGTGTTTCTGCAACCCAATTCCCCTCCCATTTATAAGATGCCCTCCGGCAGCTTCTTGGATGAACCAAACGATAGTTTTTCTCAGTTTTACCAATCTGAATCTCTTCAGGAGCTCTCCACTGTAAGCCATGGCCTTGTCTCTCACTctcaccaccaccacaacaatATTAATGAGTTCTCTccctctccttcttcttctgtcACTAACAAACCTGAGAGTGGGGAGCAACTCACTTACCAATCTCCTCCATTAATGCCCAAGAAAAGGAAATCCAAGCAAGACTCTTCTATGAACTCTGCTCAATCTAAG AATGTGAAAGAGGGTGAAGAAGGAAAGAGGCAGAGAAAAGGGGGCAATGGTAATGCAGTGAAAGAAGGCAAAGAGAAAAAGACCAAAGAGGACAAGAAATGTCCTGAAGAGGCCCCTACAGGCTACATCCATGTGAGGGCAAGAAGGGGCCAGGCAACAGACAGCCACAGTCTTGCTGAAAGG GTAAGGAGAGAGAAAATCAGTGAAAGGATGAAGATACTGCAAGGTCTTGTTCCTGGTTGTGACAAG GTTACTGGAAAGGCCCTTATGTTAGATGAAATAATCAACTATGTCCAATCCTTGCAAAATCAAGTTGAG tTTCTGTCCATGAAGCTTGCTTCAGTGAGTCCCATGTTTTATGACTATGGCATGGATTTGGACACTCTCATGGTTAGACCAGACCAG gAGATGAATATTCAGAGGGCGAATGGCTTGACATTTCCAATGCCTAATATGCAGCAATGTAACCCTACCACCACACATACCCCCTCAGCTGTGGTTTCTGACGCAAATACTGTGTTGACAATACCCACTTCACCTCCCAATTGCGACGATTTCTCTCTCTTGGACTGCCCCTCTGCACCGCCCCTCTTTCAACAACCACCCCATATCATAAACAATAACCTTTTCAATCAG GGCAATGGACAGCTATTGTGGGGTGTGGAAGACCAAAGACAaaaattcattaatcaaaacggaTTCACCAGCAACAACTTGTGTTCATTCCATTAA